The Polyangium mundeleinium genome contains the following window.
ATGGCGACACCGTGGCGTGGGACGCGGCGTGCGGCGCCACGGTCATCGCCGACGTGGAGGGGGATGTCGCGCAGGTGCGTCAAACCAGTTGCCCCGCCGAGACGGTCGACGGGACGACGCGAAGCCTGACCATCGAAAGCGGGACCCTCACGCTGACCGACACGTCGCTGCGCGTGGAGCTCGCGTTGACGGCGACGCTCTCGGGCGCCTTGACGGGGACCTGCGAGCTGAACGCCGAGGGCAGGCTCGCGCGTCTGGCGGAGTAACCGGCACGCGCCTGGGACGTACCCACCCGCGCCCAAACGTCCCCCACGCTTCCCCTGCCCCAAGCCGCCCGTTTGCGCTACGTTGCGCGCCCCATGTCCCAGACCCGCGACCTCCTGCTCGAAATCGGCTGCGAGGAGCTGCCCGCTTCGTTCGTCGACGCCGCGCTCCGCGCGCTCCCCGATCTCCTGAAGAAACGCCTCTCGGATCTGCGCCTCGTGCACGGCGCGATCCGCGCGCTCGGTACGCCGCGCAGGCTCGCCGTGCTCGTCTCCGGCATCGCCGAGCGCCAGCCGGATCTCGAAGAAGAGGTCACGGGTCCGCCCGTCAAAGCCGCGTTCAAGGACGGCGTGCCCACGAAGGCGGCCGAGGCGTTCGCGTCGAAGATCGGCGGCGCCGTGGCCGATCTGCGCCGCGTCGAGACGCCCAAAGGCGAGTACCTCGTCGGCACGCGGCGCGAAGCCGGCAAGGTCGCCTCCGCGCTCCTGCCCGAGGCCCTCGCGCAGATCGCGACGTCGATCCCCTTCCGCAAATCGATGCGCTGGGGCGCGGGGGATTTCGCGTTCGGCAGGCCGATCCACTGGATCATCGCGCTCTTCGGCGAGGACGTGCTCGACGTCGAGGTCGCCGGCGTGAAGAGCGGGCGCATCACCTACGGCCACCGCTTCCTCGCGCCGGGCGTGATCACGATCGGCTCGGCCGGCGTGTACGTGGACGCGCTCCGCAAGGCGCACGTGCTCGTCGATCCCGAGGAGCGCGCGCGTGTGATGCGCGAGCGCCTGCTCGAAGCGGCGAAGTCCGCGGGCGGCACGCTCATCGAGGACGACTTCCTCATCGAGGAGAACCTCTCGCTCGTCGAGGAGCCGCACGTGATCGTGGGCGGCTACGGCGACGAGTTCCTGGAGCTGCCCGAGCGCGTGATCCTCGCGGTCGCCAAGGGCCACCAGCGGTACTTCGGCCTGCGGGGGCAAGACGGCAAGCTCCTGCCGAAATACCTCTCGGTCGTGAACACCGCCGAGAACCCCGGAAACATCCGGCGCGGCAACGACAGCGTGATGCGGGCGCGGCTCTCGGACGCGCGCTTCTTCTACCGCGAAGACGTCAAGGTGCCCCTCGCCGAGCGGCGTACGAAGCTCGCCGGCATCGTCTTCCAGAAGCGGCTCGGCACGATGCTCGGCAAGGCCGAGCGCGTCGAGCGGCTCGCGCGCGAGCTCGGCCTTTTGCTCCAGCTCCCCGAGCCCACGATCATGGCCGCGGCGAGCGGCGCGCACATCGCGAAGTGTGACCTCGTCTCGCTCATGGTCGGCGAGTTCCCCGAGCTCGAAGGCGAGATGGGTCGCTCCTACGCGCTCGCGCAAGGCACGAGCCCCGCGGTCGCTGACGTGATCCGCGAGCATTACCAGCCGAAGGGCGCGCAGGAAGCGACGCCGCCGTCGGACGCGGGCGCGCTCGTGTCGA
Protein-coding sequences here:
- the glyS gene encoding glycine--tRNA ligase subunit beta yields the protein MSQTRDLLLEIGCEELPASFVDAALRALPDLLKKRLSDLRLVHGAIRALGTPRRLAVLVSGIAERQPDLEEEVTGPPVKAAFKDGVPTKAAEAFASKIGGAVADLRRVETPKGEYLVGTRREAGKVASALLPEALAQIATSIPFRKSMRWGAGDFAFGRPIHWIIALFGEDVLDVEVAGVKSGRITYGHRFLAPGVITIGSAGVYVDALRKAHVLVDPEERARVMRERLLEAAKSAGGTLIEDDFLIEENLSLVEEPHVIVGGYGDEFLELPERVILAVAKGHQRYFGLRGQDGKLLPKYLSVVNTAENPGNIRRGNDSVMRARLSDARFFYREDVKVPLAERRTKLAGIVFQKRLGTMLGKAERVERLARELGLLLQLPEPTIMAAASGAHIAKCDLVSLMVGEFPELEGEMGRSYALAQGTSPAVADVIREHYQPKGAQEATPPSDAGALVSIADRLDTIVGCFAIGLTPTGAADPYGLRRACLGILRTVLDRGLDLRLSDAFRAAYDGYGGVSLDLGPGELGDKLGDFFTERLRGLLEAKLPSDAVAAALPVASDRPLDARARATALAGLDADTRARVGEVFKRATNIASGAPAGTPTPPRAEDHASEKAVHDGYHVLAAKLVDLRRVGDYAGALREVASFAPLLHRYFLDVYVMTDDIPVRENRLRLMRAISETCATIARLELLGERKEA